A section of the Paenibacillus yonginensis genome encodes:
- a CDS encoding alpha-mannosidase → MSKKKAHIISHTHWDREWYLPYEKHHMRLISLVDSLLDKLDAGTEFKSFYMDGQTIILEDYLQVRPEQRERLEKHIKDGRIIIGPWYILQDAFLTSSEANVRNMQVGHHDAKRYGVPAKVGYYPDTFGLTGQTPQLMKQSGINNVFFGRGVKPTGFNNMVSDSGYESSFSELIWEGPDGSKVLGILFANWYSNGNEVPVDEQEAKAYWERKLADAEKYASTGELLFMNGVDHQPVQLDLPEAIETAKKLYPEVEFIHSNFPDYIDAVEQAVDRELSSVRGELRSQRTDGWGTLVNTASARIYLKQMNQKGQALLEKVAEPLASLADLLGKPYPHHTFTYAWKTLMQNHPHDSICGCSVDEVHREMVTRFDKSRHVTETIIDDSKQTIADAVDTTVFSKYGEDPVPLVAFNTSGWDRSGVISVEVDAARLYFRENLGLEETTRRMSSVDLSGRVLVDAEGNVIPCTVEDLGLLFGYDLPDDKFRQPYSCRRVRLTFEAANVPALGLKTFAWVRSSAAASASASAKTSLLAGSRTLENGKLKVEIADNGSFTLTDKQTGRVYRDLGIYENVGDIGNEYMFRQPDGEEALTTRGLKADINVIEDTPYRASVEIVHHWEIPASADEKLDQEQRELIWYPNRKAQRSKELIPFTIRTIVSLSKNGKGVSIETSFNNQAKDHRLRALFPTDLQAAVHNVDSMFEIAKRDTVPAEEWENPSNTQHQQAFVDVSETGAGLTVANLGLNEYEVLRDGRNTIAVTLLRATGELGDWGLFPTPEAQCLGEHTVHMEVIPHNGDGIRSGAYAEAYQFQIPWTAAQTGVHAGSVTPDYAPLAWNGQELAFSSLKVSEESGDLMFRWYNMDSSSAELSFAFKPVNGSYYKSNILEEQGEALQPANDGSLTLPVGPCEIVTVGVSK, encoded by the coding sequence ATGAGCAAGAAAAAAGCCCATATCATTTCCCATACGCACTGGGACCGGGAATGGTATTTACCTTATGAGAAACACCACATGCGGCTGATCAGCCTGGTGGATTCCCTGCTGGACAAACTGGACGCGGGTACCGAGTTTAAAAGCTTTTACATGGATGGCCAAACCATCATCCTGGAGGATTATCTGCAGGTTCGTCCGGAGCAGCGCGAACGTCTGGAGAAACATATCAAGGACGGCCGGATCATCATCGGCCCTTGGTACATTTTGCAGGACGCCTTCCTGACCAGCAGCGAAGCGAATGTCCGGAATATGCAGGTGGGCCACCACGACGCCAAACGTTACGGCGTACCAGCTAAAGTCGGCTACTATCCGGATACGTTCGGCCTGACAGGCCAAACGCCGCAGCTGATGAAGCAGTCCGGCATTAACAACGTATTTTTTGGCCGCGGCGTGAAGCCGACTGGCTTCAACAACATGGTTTCGGACAGCGGCTACGAGTCTTCGTTCTCCGAGCTGATCTGGGAAGGGCCGGACGGCTCCAAGGTGCTCGGCATTTTGTTCGCGAACTGGTATTCCAACGGCAACGAGGTACCGGTGGACGAGCAGGAAGCGAAAGCTTACTGGGAGCGCAAGCTGGCCGACGCGGAGAAATACGCCTCCACCGGCGAGCTGCTGTTCATGAACGGCGTTGACCACCAGCCAGTGCAGCTGGACCTGCCTGAAGCGATCGAAACCGCGAAAAAGCTGTACCCGGAGGTGGAGTTCATCCACTCCAACTTCCCGGATTACATCGACGCTGTAGAACAAGCAGTTGACCGCGAGCTTTCCAGCGTTAGAGGCGAGCTGCGCAGCCAGCGCACCGACGGCTGGGGAACACTCGTTAATACCGCGTCTGCGCGGATTTACCTGAAACAAATGAATCAGAAGGGCCAAGCCCTGCTGGAAAAAGTCGCCGAGCCGCTGGCCTCCCTGGCCGACCTGCTGGGTAAACCTTACCCGCATCATACGTTTACTTATGCCTGGAAAACGCTGATGCAAAACCACCCGCACGACAGCATCTGCGGCTGCAGCGTTGATGAAGTGCACCGCGAAATGGTGACCCGCTTCGACAAAAGCCGTCACGTAACCGAAACGATTATCGACGACAGCAAACAGACGATTGCGGATGCGGTCGACACGACTGTGTTCAGCAAATACGGCGAAGATCCGGTACCTTTGGTAGCGTTCAACACCTCCGGCTGGGACCGCAGCGGCGTCATCTCCGTTGAGGTGGATGCAGCCCGTCTTTACTTCCGTGAAAATCTTGGCCTCGAAGAAACCACCCGCCGCATGAGCAGCGTCGATTTGTCCGGCCGAGTGCTGGTGGACGCCGAAGGCAACGTGATTCCTTGCACGGTGGAAGACCTGGGCCTGCTGTTCGGCTACGACCTGCCGGACGACAAATTCCGTCAGCCTTACAGCTGCCGCCGCGTGCGGCTTACGTTCGAAGCGGCTAACGTGCCTGCGCTCGGGCTTAAAACCTTTGCCTGGGTACGCAGCTCCGCAGCGGCATCTGCATCCGCATCTGCCAAAACTTCTCTGCTTGCGGGCAGCCGCACGCTGGAGAACGGCAAACTTAAAGTGGAGATTGCGGACAACGGCTCCTTCACTTTGACTGACAAACAAACCGGCCGCGTGTACCGCGATCTCGGCATTTACGAGAATGTCGGCGACATCGGCAACGAATACATGTTCCGCCAGCCGGACGGCGAAGAAGCGCTGACCACGCGCGGCTTGAAAGCCGACATTAACGTGATCGAGGATACGCCTTACCGCGCTTCCGTAGAAATCGTGCATCATTGGGAGATCCCGGCGTCGGCGGATGAGAAGCTGGACCAAGAACAGCGCGAGCTCATCTGGTATCCGAACCGTAAGGCGCAGCGCTCCAAAGAGCTGATTCCTTTTACGATCCGTACAATTGTTTCCTTGAGCAAAAACGGAAAAGGCGTTTCGATCGAAACTTCCTTTAACAACCAGGCTAAGGATCACCGTCTGCGGGCTTTGTTCCCAACGGATCTGCAGGCTGCGGTTCACAACGTCGATTCCATGTTTGAGATCGCCAAACGTGACACTGTTCCGGCCGAGGAATGGGAGAACCCAAGCAATACGCAGCATCAGCAGGCGTTTGTGGATGTCAGCGAAACGGGTGCCGGTTTGACTGTTGCCAACCTGGGACTTAACGAATACGAGGTTCTGCGCGACGGCCGCAACACGATTGCCGTAACGCTGCTTCGCGCTACGGGCGAGCTTGGCGACTGGGGCCTGTTCCCAACGCCGGAAGCGCAGTGCCTGGGTGAGCACACCGTTCACATGGAAGTCATTCCGCACAACGGTGACGGCATTCGTTCCGGGGCCTATGCCGAAGCGTACCAGTTCCAGATACCTTGGACGGCAGCCCAAACCGGCGTACACGCAGGCAGCGTAACGCCTGACTATGCGCCTCTGGCGTGGAACGGCCAAGAGCTGGCTTTCTCTTCCCTCAAAGTGAGCGAGGAATCCGGCGACCTGATGTTCCGCTGGTACAACATGGACAGCAGCAGTGCGGAATTGTCTTTTGCCTTCAAGCCAGTGAACGGCTCCTATTACAAGAGCAACATCCTGGAGGAGCAGGGTGAAGCGCTCCAGCCTGCGAACGACGGCAGCCTGACCCTTCCGGTTGGTCCTTGCGAGATTGTGACGGTAGGAGTTAGCAAATAA
- a CDS encoding alpha-amylase family protein codes for MSISRNIVILFDAEFPAAGSLPAQGAFDDFEGVRTVTAEGLAEALRGLDNGCFVNLHAPYFPKAAWTEIAAFLHRGGSLINAGGAPFKQAVRREQGQWAAEQPQTAYHQELYIHEALPVDGSKITALQALDTVPVLAGSESLFEAADSWNLVPHTTRSSDLPEQMGSAGPMSTQIYPLLKGISAEGREVAAPVILWENSRVTFAGSRWMFIGLPLTASFWEQGGAGKLISWAAFCAKGVTELSLKPNYASYAPGEPVTLTLQTQILQRGNERKAAPELWSFELSVRPEGGAEGSAEAEGWSHGFKAPVTGEQNFVRLPVPLTIRAGLYHAELRAEGPDGEVRVLRQGFWGRDDALLAEGTPITRSRDYFVKDGRPLPVVGMTYMTSDVARKFLFLPNVDVWDRDMAQMAKAGINWIRTGVWTAYRNIMQVDGHVSEEVLRAIDAFFLTAKRHGLQVTFTFFSFTPETWEGVNPYLDPQSVEAQKRFIRAIVSRHTATTHVDWDLINEPSMFDPPRIFSDGPRSARDPFEREAFVKWLEQRHGRIEDLQAAWNMSPKQLPDFASVTIPEPEEINFDVQDMHRAKKGTRWLDYCLFSMEMHNVWAKQLVATIKDLCPDHLVVVGQDEALGAQRPSPFFYEEAVDYTTVHSWWLNDYLVWDGVFAKTPNKPNLIQETGIMYVETPDGRAKRSEAELRNILERKYAYAFSTGGAGAIHWIWNTNFYMDNANESHIGALRADGTEKPEADVSYDFGRFIAAARDLFTDRELEEIAVVFPYSNDFSNRKLAFESTTRTIRILTYDLKLASRGASEYHLDDLAANPPKLILLPSAHNLDSAALERLLDIVRGSGATLLVTGPLGLDAYWRPTDRADALLGERVLGNVRREEMLGLGGKMLPVSYGHRRIAEVAKESSAAASAAAIDATEAASKRVDRVVDLPLGKGRLIWSPLPLELNGRDEPIAELYRYAVAAAEVKPDMEWLSAGDLPGVYGRKLTFAGGGLFVFVSEFGWDADVKIKDAATGKIYSFTLESDRSVLFATDVEGRITAVYRPDEVEIRTEA; via the coding sequence ATGAGCATAAGCCGGAACATCGTCATTTTGTTTGATGCAGAGTTTCCTGCAGCCGGCTCTCTGCCGGCTCAGGGAGCTTTTGACGATTTTGAGGGCGTGCGGACGGTTACGGCCGAAGGTTTGGCTGAAGCGCTGCGCGGATTGGATAACGGATGTTTCGTGAACCTGCATGCGCCGTATTTCCCGAAAGCGGCCTGGACGGAGATCGCAGCTTTCCTGCACAGAGGCGGAAGCCTGATCAACGCGGGCGGCGCGCCGTTTAAGCAGGCTGTCCGCAGGGAGCAGGGGCAGTGGGCAGCCGAACAGCCGCAAACGGCTTACCATCAGGAGCTGTACATTCATGAGGCGCTGCCGGTGGACGGCTCTAAGATCACAGCTTTGCAAGCTTTAGACACGGTGCCCGTGCTGGCAGGGTCCGAGTCCCTGTTTGAAGCGGCGGACAGCTGGAACCTGGTTCCGCATACGACGCGCAGCAGCGACCTGCCGGAGCAAATGGGCTCGGCAGGCCCGATGAGCACGCAGATTTATCCGCTGCTCAAAGGGATCAGCGCGGAAGGCCGCGAAGTTGCCGCTCCGGTCATTTTATGGGAGAACTCGCGGGTTACTTTCGCGGGCTCGCGCTGGATGTTTATCGGCCTGCCGCTGACCGCCTCCTTCTGGGAACAGGGCGGAGCCGGCAAACTGATCAGCTGGGCGGCGTTCTGCGCCAAAGGTGTAACCGAGCTGAGCCTGAAGCCGAATTATGCTTCCTATGCGCCGGGCGAGCCGGTTACGCTGACGCTGCAGACGCAAATTTTGCAGCGCGGCAATGAACGCAAGGCAGCGCCGGAGCTGTGGAGCTTCGAACTGAGCGTACGGCCGGAAGGCGGAGCTGAAGGCAGCGCAGAGGCAGAAGGCTGGAGCCACGGCTTTAAGGCTCCGGTGACCGGCGAGCAGAATTTTGTGCGCCTGCCGGTGCCGCTGACGATTCGCGCCGGCTTGTACCATGCGGAACTGCGCGCCGAAGGGCCGGATGGCGAAGTGCGTGTGCTGCGCCAGGGCTTCTGGGGCCGCGACGACGCTCTGCTGGCCGAAGGCACGCCGATTACGCGCAGCCGCGATTATTTTGTGAAGGACGGCCGGCCGCTGCCGGTTGTCGGCATGACTTATATGACCTCGGACGTAGCCCGGAAATTCCTGTTCCTGCCGAACGTTGACGTTTGGGACCGCGATATGGCCCAAATGGCGAAAGCCGGCATCAACTGGATCCGCACCGGCGTCTGGACGGCTTACCGCAATATCATGCAGGTAGACGGCCATGTGTCGGAGGAAGTGCTGCGGGCGATCGACGCCTTCTTCCTGACGGCGAAGCGCCACGGCCTCCAAGTGACGTTTACCTTCTTCTCCTTCACGCCGGAAACGTGGGAAGGGGTGAACCCTTACCTCGATCCGCAAAGCGTGGAAGCGCAAAAGCGGTTTATCCGCGCCATCGTCAGCCGCCATACGGCAACGACGCATGTGGATTGGGATTTGATCAACGAACCGTCGATGTTTGATCCGCCGCGCATCTTCTCGGACGGCCCGCGTTCCGCGCGTGATCCGTTTGAGCGCGAAGCTTTCGTGAAATGGCTGGAGCAGCGCCACGGCCGGATCGAAGACCTGCAGGCGGCCTGGAACATGTCACCGAAGCAGCTGCCGGACTTCGCTTCTGTTACGATTCCGGAGCCGGAGGAGATCAACTTCGACGTGCAGGATATGCACCGGGCCAAGAAGGGAACACGCTGGCTGGATTACTGCCTCTTCTCCATGGAGATGCACAATGTCTGGGCCAAGCAGCTTGTGGCGACTATTAAAGACCTGTGTCCGGATCATCTGGTGGTCGTAGGGCAGGACGAAGCGCTTGGCGCGCAGCGTCCGTCGCCGTTTTTCTATGAGGAAGCGGTGGACTATACGACTGTTCACTCCTGGTGGCTGAACGATTATCTGGTTTGGGACGGCGTGTTCGCGAAGACGCCAAACAAACCGAACCTGATCCAGGAGACCGGCATCATGTACGTGGAGACGCCGGACGGCCGAGCCAAACGGTCTGAAGCAGAGCTGCGGAACATTCTGGAGCGCAAATATGCTTATGCTTTCTCGACAGGCGGAGCAGGCGCGATTCATTGGATCTGGAACACCAACTTCTATATGGATAACGCCAATGAATCCCACATCGGCGCCCTGCGTGCGGATGGAACGGAGAAGCCGGAAGCCGACGTTTCTTACGACTTCGGACGGTTTATCGCCGCAGCCCGCGATTTGTTCACGGACCGCGAGCTTGAGGAGATTGCGGTGGTCTTCCCGTATTCGAACGACTTCTCCAACCGGAAGCTGGCGTTTGAATCGACGACCCGTACGATCCGGATTTTGACTTATGATTTGAAGCTGGCGAGCCGCGGGGCGTCCGAATACCATCTGGACGACCTCGCCGCTAATCCGCCGAAGCTGATCCTGCTGCCAAGCGCGCATAACCTGGACAGCGCGGCGCTGGAACGCCTGCTGGACATCGTCCGCGGCTCGGGCGCCACGCTTCTCGTCACGGGGCCGCTGGGCCTGGACGCTTACTGGCGTCCGACAGACCGCGCCGACGCCCTGCTGGGCGAACGCGTGCTTGGCAACGTCCGCCGCGAGGAAATGCTGGGCCTTGGCGGCAAAATGCTGCCGGTCTCCTACGGACACCGCCGCATTGCTGAAGTGGCGAAGGAAAGCTCCGCGGCCGCTTCCGCCGCAGCCATCGATGCCACCGAAGCCGCCAGCAAACGTGTGGACCGCGTAGTCGACTTGCCGCTCGGCAAGGGCCGTCTGATCTGGAGCCCGCTGCCGCTGGAGCTGAACGGACGGGATGAACCAATCGCTGAGCTGTACCGCTATGCCGTTGCGGCAGCGGAAGTGAAGCCGGACATGGAATGGCTGTCCGCCGGCGATCTGCCGGGCGTGTATGGACGCAAGCTTACGTTTGCAGGCGGCGGCCTGTTCGTCTTTGTCTCCGAGTTCGGCTGGGACGCCGACGTGAAGATCAAAGACGCGGCGACTGGCAAGATCTACAGCTTTACGCTGGAGAGCGACCGCAGCGTATTGTTTGCAACCGACGTTGAAGGCCGGATTACAGCCGTTTACCGCCCGGATGAAGTTGAAATCCGGACGGAGGCCTAA
- a CDS encoding nitroreductase family protein produces the protein MNVFEAIRTRRSIGKVTGEAVSKELIERILEAGTWAPNHRRTEPWQFFVMRGKGRNKLAKALAEIARLEAGEVSAEQAAELLTKAEEKVKRAPVIIGVAVQPSDKPGVVELEEYAAVAAAIQNMLLEIHGLNLAAVWRTGEQAYHPVMSQTFGLGDKGKMLGFLYIGYPAVKELPEGKRTSFADKTVWVDQA, from the coding sequence ATGAATGTATTTGAAGCGATCCGCACACGTCGGAGCATTGGGAAAGTAACGGGGGAGGCCGTTTCCAAGGAATTGATCGAACGGATTCTGGAGGCGGGCACCTGGGCGCCGAACCACCGCCGGACAGAGCCTTGGCAATTTTTTGTGATGAGAGGGAAAGGACGCAATAAGCTGGCGAAGGCTTTGGCGGAAATCGCCAGACTCGAGGCCGGGGAAGTTAGTGCAGAACAGGCAGCGGAGCTGCTGACCAAAGCGGAAGAGAAAGTGAAACGGGCTCCGGTTATTATCGGCGTGGCCGTCCAGCCTTCCGATAAGCCTGGTGTAGTGGAGCTGGAAGAATATGCGGCGGTGGCCGCGGCTATCCAGAACATGCTGCTTGAAATCCATGGGCTGAACTTGGCCGCTGTATGGAGAACCGGCGAGCAGGCTTATCATCCGGTAATGAGCCAGACCTTCGGTCTTGGCGATAAAGGGAAAATGCTGGGATTCCTCTATATCGGCTACCCCGCTGTGAAAGAGCTCCCGGAGGGGAAACGCACGTCCTTTGCGGACAAAACGGTTTGGGTTGATCAGGCCTAA
- a CDS encoding thioredoxin family protein: protein MPLKEITEQELLQSLDSNQERQAVLFFTPMCGTCQVGERMLEVVEATGRSVPLYKLNINYAPKLREQWRIESVPGVAVMQGGELLHKEYAMRSVDHLFEYLREDKLYPV from the coding sequence ATGCCGCTCAAAGAAATTACCGAGCAGGAGCTGCTTCAAAGCCTGGACAGCAATCAGGAGCGCCAGGCGGTCCTGTTCTTCACCCCGATGTGTGGAACATGCCAGGTAGGCGAAAGAATGCTGGAGGTTGTGGAGGCTACAGGACGAAGCGTTCCCCTGTATAAGCTGAACATCAATTATGCGCCGAAGCTGCGGGAGCAGTGGAGAATCGAAAGTGTGCCGGGCGTGGCGGTCATGCAGGGCGGTGAGCTGCTGCATAAGGAGTATGCGATGCGTTCGGTGGATCATTTGTTTGAATATCTGCGGGAGGATAAGCTTTATCCGGTTTGA
- a CDS encoding acyltransferase, whose translation MTPLAGMPPPAAEPKTKPRIESLDVYRAIAILAVVIIHLTSNPVVRMQQLPGSGLTIFYEFWNRFSQFAVPAFIFLSGLVLFYNYADPERQKRGWAAGFYKKRLLYIFVPYAVWSLIYFLMKQREQGNDPLAECKTFLIDLLTGNNYEHLYYFVILIQFYVLFPPLLAVLRYRAAVRWLIPFAILFQTVFYFLNNEVLHWTSGDVFATYFLLFSLGASFGMNLERSMVSVRKWAWLILSLFVVSGLCYVFAGRLYYDWAPVLLPYKMIFNFAIYYLFTICASLSLLLIARGLFLIGQNGWPVRLLSSFGAASFAIFLVHPFLLHYWRIAVVNRYGTYYHYLTWLGGAVVFLVSWGFYLLLRRWKWSPYMIGR comes from the coding sequence ATGACTCCACTGGCTGGTATGCCCCCACCGGCTGCTGAACCTAAAACCAAACCCAGAATAGAAAGCCTGGACGTTTACCGCGCGATAGCTATTCTGGCCGTTGTCATCATTCATCTCACCTCGAATCCGGTTGTCCGGATGCAGCAGCTGCCGGGCAGCGGGCTGACGATATTTTATGAGTTCTGGAACCGGTTCAGCCAGTTTGCCGTCCCGGCTTTTATTTTTCTGAGCGGTCTGGTTCTCTTTTATAATTATGCCGACCCTGAGCGGCAGAAGCGCGGATGGGCGGCAGGATTTTACAAGAAACGGCTGCTGTACATCTTTGTGCCTTACGCGGTCTGGTCTTTAATCTATTTTCTGATGAAGCAGCGGGAGCAGGGGAATGATCCCCTTGCAGAATGCAAGACTTTCCTGATCGACCTGCTGACCGGCAACAACTATGAACACTTATATTATTTCGTGATCCTGATCCAGTTCTATGTGCTGTTTCCGCCGCTGCTGGCGGTGCTTCGTTATCGGGCGGCGGTGCGCTGGCTGATTCCATTCGCGATTTTGTTCCAAACCGTCTTTTATTTTCTGAATAACGAGGTACTGCACTGGACGTCAGGGGATGTTTTCGCCACCTATTTTCTGTTGTTTTCGCTGGGGGCCAGCTTTGGGATGAACTTGGAGCGGTCGATGGTTTCTGTGCGGAAGTGGGCTTGGCTGATCCTCTCCCTATTCGTAGTGAGCGGCCTCTGTTACGTGTTTGCCGGACGGCTGTATTATGATTGGGCTCCTGTGCTTTTGCCTTATAAAATGATTTTCAATTTCGCCATTTATTATCTATTTACGATTTGTGCAAGCCTTTCTTTGCTGCTGATTGCAAGGGGATTGTTCCTGATCGGGCAGAACGGCTGGCCCGTCCGGCTTCTATCAAGCTTCGGCGCGGCTTCGTTTGCCATCTTCCTGGTCCACCCGTTCCTGCTTCATTATTGGAGAATAGCCGTGGTGAACCGGTACGGCACTTATTATCATTATTTGACCTGGCTTGGCGGCGCGGTTGTGTTCCTGGTCTCCTGGGGGTTCTACCTGCTGCTGCGCAGATGGAAATGGAGCCCATACATGATTGGACGCTGA